From the Pieris napi chromosome 20, ilPieNapi1.2, whole genome shotgun sequence genome, one window contains:
- the LOC125059497 gene encoding myocyte-specific enhancer factor 2 isoform X5: MGRKKIQISRITDERNRQVTFNKRKFGVMKKAYELSVLCDCEIALIIFSSNNKLYQYASTDMDKVLLKYTEYNEPHESLTNRNIIEKEHKNGVMSPDSPEAEPEYNLTPRTEAKYSKIDEEFQMMMQRNQLNGRSVGVGVAGSNYNLPVSVPVGSYDQSLLQASPQMHTSISPRPSSSETDSVYPSGGMLEMSNGYPGSGSPLGAGCTPSPSPGPAPSPHRHPHKHAPPPHHSPRHNNLRVVIPSSMPPPQDDISYTGETPLSYPGLGNFGPQDFSMSSDMGIGLSWGAHQLHTLQHNRYISSLPVLGGGTPPPAASPSNVKIKAEPVSPPRAPDHLHRGQPAPQPAHISGVIDGSISSSNLGSPAGQDMRHSAVPLDYEQPHTKRPRIEGWAT; encoded by the exons ATGGGCCGgaagaaaatacaaatatctCGGATTACAGATGAACGGAATCGACAG GTTACGTtcaacaaaagaaaatttggAGTGATGAAGAAAGCTTACGAGTTGAGCGTCCTGTGCGATTGTGAGATTGCCCTCATCATCTTCAGTTCAAACAACAAACTCTACCAATATGCTAGCACTGATATGGACAAG GTATTACTGAAGTACACGGAGTACAACGAGCCGCACGAGTCTCTAACCAACCGGAACATCATCGAG AAAGAGCATAAGAACGGAGTGATGTCACCAGACAGCCCTGAAGCGGAACCGGAATACAACCTGACTCCCCGCACTGAAGCGAAGTACTCGAAAATCGATGAAGAATTCCAAATGATGATGCAGAGGAACCAGTTGAATGGGAGGAGCGTGGGAGTTGGAGTGGCAGGGAGCAATTATAATCTTCCTGTCAGCGTTCCAGTGGGAAGTTACGACCAATCACTGTTACAAGCTAGTCCTCAGATGCACACCTCTATCAGTCCACGGCCTTCGTCTTCGGAAACCGATTCAG TGTACCCAAGCGGTGGGATGCTCGAAATGTCAAACGGATACCCAGGTTCCGGCTCGCCTTTGGGCGCCGGTTGTACGCCTTCCCCATCCCCGGGACCGGCTCCCTCGCCCCACCGTCATCCCCACAAGCATGCTCCCCCGCCCCACCACTCACCACGGCATAACAACCTTCGCGTCGTCATACCCAGCTCTATGCCACCACCACAAGATGATATCTCGTATACCGGAGAG ACACCGCTAAGCTACCCAGGACTTGGAAATTTCGGACCACAAGACTTCAGCATGAGCTCAGACATGGGGATTGGACTATCGTGGGGCGCGCACCAACTGCATACACTACAGCACAACAGGTACAT TAGCAGCTTACCAGTGTTAGGTGGTGGGACTCCCCCACCGGCCGCGTCGCCTAGCAACGTGAAGATAAAAGCCGAACCAGTGTCGCCGCCACGTGCGCCTGACCATCTACATAGAGGTCAACCCGCACCGCAGCCCGCACATATTTCTGGCGTTATTGATG GTTCAATAAGTTCAAGTAACCTGGGTTCGCCTGCAGGCCAAGACATGCGTCACAGCGCCGTGCCGCTGGACTACGAGCAGCCACACACGAAGAGGCCGCGCATCGAGGGTTGGGCCACATAG
- the LOC125059497 gene encoding myocyte-specific enhancer factor 2 isoform X1, with product MGRKKIQISRITDERNRQVTFNKRKFGVMKKAYELSVLCDCEIALIIFSSNNKLYQYASTDMDKVLLKYTEYNEPHESLTNRNIIEALTKKEHKNGVMSPDSPEAEPEYNLTPRTEAKYSKIDEEFQMMMQRNQLNGRSVGVGVAGSNYNLPVSVPVGSYDQSLLQASPQMHTSISPRPSSSETDSVYPSGGMLEMSNGYPGSGSPLGAGCTPSPSPGPAPSPHRHPHKHAPPPHHSPRHNNLRVVIPSSMPPPQDDISYTGETPLSYPGLGNFGPQDFSMSSDMGIGLSWGAHQLHTLQHNRYISSLPVLGGGTPPPAASPSNVKIKAEPVSPPRAPDHLHRGQPAPQPAHISGVIDGSISSSNLGSPAGQDMRHSAVPLDYEQPHTKRPRIEGWAT from the exons ATGGGCCGgaagaaaatacaaatatctCGGATTACAGATGAACGGAATCGACAG GTTACGTtcaacaaaagaaaatttggAGTGATGAAGAAAGCTTACGAGTTGAGCGTCCTGTGCGATTGTGAGATTGCCCTCATCATCTTCAGTTCAAACAACAAACTCTACCAATATGCTAGCACTGATATGGACAAG GTATTACTGAAGTACACGGAGTACAACGAGCCGCACGAGTCTCTAACCAACCGGAACATCATCGAG GCGCTAACGAAGAAAGAGCATAAGAACGGAGTGATGTCACCAGACAGCCCTGAAGCGGAACCGGAATACAACCTGACTCCCCGCACTGAAGCGAAGTACTCGAAAATCGATGAAGAATTCCAAATGATGATGCAGAGGAACCAGTTGAATGGGAGGAGCGTGGGAGTTGGAGTGGCAGGGAGCAATTATAATCTTCCTGTCAGCGTTCCAGTGGGAAGTTACGACCAATCACTGTTACAAGCTAGTCCTCAGATGCACACCTCTATCAGTCCACGGCCTTCGTCTTCGGAAACCGATTCAG TGTACCCAAGCGGTGGGATGCTCGAAATGTCAAACGGATACCCAGGTTCCGGCTCGCCTTTGGGCGCCGGTTGTACGCCTTCCCCATCCCCGGGACCGGCTCCCTCGCCCCACCGTCATCCCCACAAGCATGCTCCCCCGCCCCACCACTCACCACGGCATAACAACCTTCGCGTCGTCATACCCAGCTCTATGCCACCACCACAAGATGATATCTCGTATACCGGAGAG ACACCGCTAAGCTACCCAGGACTTGGAAATTTCGGACCACAAGACTTCAGCATGAGCTCAGACATGGGGATTGGACTATCGTGGGGCGCGCACCAACTGCATACACTACAGCACAACAGGTACAT TAGCAGCTTACCAGTGTTAGGTGGTGGGACTCCCCCACCGGCCGCGTCGCCTAGCAACGTGAAGATAAAAGCCGAACCAGTGTCGCCGCCACGTGCGCCTGACCATCTACATAGAGGTCAACCCGCACCGCAGCCCGCACATATTTCTGGCGTTATTGATG GTTCAATAAGTTCAAGTAACCTGGGTTCGCCTGCAGGCCAAGACATGCGTCACAGCGCCGTGCCGCTGGACTACGAGCAGCCACACACGAAGAGGCCGCGCATCGAGGGTTGGGCCACATAG
- the LOC125059497 gene encoding myocyte-specific enhancer factor 2 isoform X4 gives MGRKKIQISRITDERNRQVTFNKRKFGVMKKAYELSVLCDCEIALIIFSSNNKLYQYASTDMDKVLLKYTEYNEPHESLTNRNIIEALTKKEHKNGVMSPDSPEAEPEYNLTPRTEAKYSKIDEEFQMMMQRNQLNGRSVGVGVAGSNYNLPVSVPVGSYDQSLLQASPQMHTSISPRPSSSETDSVYPSGGMLEMSNGYPGSGSPLGAGCTPSPSPGPAPSPHRHPHKHAPPPHHSPRHNNLRVVIPSSMPPPQDDISYTGETPLSYPGLGNFGPQDFSMSSDMGIGLSWGAHQLHTLQHNSSLPVLGGGTPPPAASPSNVKIKAEPVSPPRAPDHLHRGQPAPQPAHISGVIDGSISSSNLGSPAGQDMRHSAVPLDYEQPHTKRPRIEGWAT, from the exons ATGGGCCGgaagaaaatacaaatatctCGGATTACAGATGAACGGAATCGACAG GTTACGTtcaacaaaagaaaatttggAGTGATGAAGAAAGCTTACGAGTTGAGCGTCCTGTGCGATTGTGAGATTGCCCTCATCATCTTCAGTTCAAACAACAAACTCTACCAATATGCTAGCACTGATATGGACAAG GTATTACTGAAGTACACGGAGTACAACGAGCCGCACGAGTCTCTAACCAACCGGAACATCATCGAG GCGCTAACGAAGAAAGAGCATAAGAACGGAGTGATGTCACCAGACAGCCCTGAAGCGGAACCGGAATACAACCTGACTCCCCGCACTGAAGCGAAGTACTCGAAAATCGATGAAGAATTCCAAATGATGATGCAGAGGAACCAGTTGAATGGGAGGAGCGTGGGAGTTGGAGTGGCAGGGAGCAATTATAATCTTCCTGTCAGCGTTCCAGTGGGAAGTTACGACCAATCACTGTTACAAGCTAGTCCTCAGATGCACACCTCTATCAGTCCACGGCCTTCGTCTTCGGAAACCGATTCAG TGTACCCAAGCGGTGGGATGCTCGAAATGTCAAACGGATACCCAGGTTCCGGCTCGCCTTTGGGCGCCGGTTGTACGCCTTCCCCATCCCCGGGACCGGCTCCCTCGCCCCACCGTCATCCCCACAAGCATGCTCCCCCGCCCCACCACTCACCACGGCATAACAACCTTCGCGTCGTCATACCCAGCTCTATGCCACCACCACAAGATGATATCTCGTATACCGGAGAG ACACCGCTAAGCTACCCAGGACTTGGAAATTTCGGACCACAAGACTTCAGCATGAGCTCAGACATGGGGATTGGACTATCGTGGGGCGCGCACCAACTGCATACACTACAGCACAACAG CAGCTTACCAGTGTTAGGTGGTGGGACTCCCCCACCGGCCGCGTCGCCTAGCAACGTGAAGATAAAAGCCGAACCAGTGTCGCCGCCACGTGCGCCTGACCATCTACATAGAGGTCAACCCGCACCGCAGCCCGCACATATTTCTGGCGTTATTGATG GTTCAATAAGTTCAAGTAACCTGGGTTCGCCTGCAGGCCAAGACATGCGTCACAGCGCCGTGCCGCTGGACTACGAGCAGCCACACACGAAGAGGCCGCGCATCGAGGGTTGGGCCACATAG
- the LOC125059497 gene encoding myocyte-specific enhancer factor 2 isoform X6: protein MGRKKIQISRITDERNRQVTFNKRKFGVMKKAYELSVLCDCEIALIIFSSNNKLYQYASTDMDKVLLKYTEYNEPHESLTNRNIIEALTKKEHKNGVMSPDSPEAEPEYNLTPRTEAKYSKIDEEFQMMMQRNQLNGRSVGVGVAGSNYNLPVSVPVGSYDQSLLQASPQMHTSISPRPSSSETDSVYPSGGMLEMSNGYPGSGSPLGAGCTPSPSPGPAPSPHRHPHKHAPPPHHSPRHNNLRVVIPSSMPPPQDDISYTGETPLSYPGLGNFGPQDFSMSSDMGIGLSWGAHQLHTLQHNRYISSLPVLGGGTPPPAASPSNVKIKAEPVSPPRAPDHLHRGQPAPQPAHISGVIDGQDMRHSAVPLDYEQPHTKRPRIEGWAT, encoded by the exons ATGGGCCGgaagaaaatacaaatatctCGGATTACAGATGAACGGAATCGACAG GTTACGTtcaacaaaagaaaatttggAGTGATGAAGAAAGCTTACGAGTTGAGCGTCCTGTGCGATTGTGAGATTGCCCTCATCATCTTCAGTTCAAACAACAAACTCTACCAATATGCTAGCACTGATATGGACAAG GTATTACTGAAGTACACGGAGTACAACGAGCCGCACGAGTCTCTAACCAACCGGAACATCATCGAG GCGCTAACGAAGAAAGAGCATAAGAACGGAGTGATGTCACCAGACAGCCCTGAAGCGGAACCGGAATACAACCTGACTCCCCGCACTGAAGCGAAGTACTCGAAAATCGATGAAGAATTCCAAATGATGATGCAGAGGAACCAGTTGAATGGGAGGAGCGTGGGAGTTGGAGTGGCAGGGAGCAATTATAATCTTCCTGTCAGCGTTCCAGTGGGAAGTTACGACCAATCACTGTTACAAGCTAGTCCTCAGATGCACACCTCTATCAGTCCACGGCCTTCGTCTTCGGAAACCGATTCAG TGTACCCAAGCGGTGGGATGCTCGAAATGTCAAACGGATACCCAGGTTCCGGCTCGCCTTTGGGCGCCGGTTGTACGCCTTCCCCATCCCCGGGACCGGCTCCCTCGCCCCACCGTCATCCCCACAAGCATGCTCCCCCGCCCCACCACTCACCACGGCATAACAACCTTCGCGTCGTCATACCCAGCTCTATGCCACCACCACAAGATGATATCTCGTATACCGGAGAG ACACCGCTAAGCTACCCAGGACTTGGAAATTTCGGACCACAAGACTTCAGCATGAGCTCAGACATGGGGATTGGACTATCGTGGGGCGCGCACCAACTGCATACACTACAGCACAACAGGTACAT TAGCAGCTTACCAGTGTTAGGTGGTGGGACTCCCCCACCGGCCGCGTCGCCTAGCAACGTGAAGATAAAAGCCGAACCAGTGTCGCCGCCACGTGCGCCTGACCATCTACATAGAGGTCAACCCGCACCGCAGCCCGCACATATTTCTGGCGTTATTGATG GCCAAGACATGCGTCACAGCGCCGTGCCGCTGGACTACGAGCAGCCACACACGAAGAGGCCGCGCATCGAGGGTTGGGCCACATAG
- the LOC125059497 gene encoding myocyte-specific enhancer factor 2 isoform X3, producing the protein MGRKKIQISRITDERNRQVTFNKRKFGVMKKAYELSVLCDCEIALIIFSSNNKLYQYASTDMDKVLLKYTEYNEPHESLTNRNIIEALTKKEHKNGVMSPDSPEAEPEYNLTPRTEAKYSKIDEEFQMMMQRNQLNGRSVGVGVAGSNYNLPVSVPVGSYDQSLLQASPQMHTSISPRPSSSETDSVYPSGGMLEMSNGYPGSGSPLGAGCTPSPSPGPAPSPHRHPHKHAPPPHHSPRHNNLRVVIPSSMPPPQDDISYTGETPLSYPGLGNFGPQDFSMSSDMGIGLSWGAHQLHTLQHNSSSLPVLGGGTPPPAASPSNVKIKAEPVSPPRAPDHLHRGQPAPQPAHISGVIDGSISSSNLGSPAGQDMRHSAVPLDYEQPHTKRPRIEGWAT; encoded by the exons ATGGGCCGgaagaaaatacaaatatctCGGATTACAGATGAACGGAATCGACAG GTTACGTtcaacaaaagaaaatttggAGTGATGAAGAAAGCTTACGAGTTGAGCGTCCTGTGCGATTGTGAGATTGCCCTCATCATCTTCAGTTCAAACAACAAACTCTACCAATATGCTAGCACTGATATGGACAAG GTATTACTGAAGTACACGGAGTACAACGAGCCGCACGAGTCTCTAACCAACCGGAACATCATCGAG GCGCTAACGAAGAAAGAGCATAAGAACGGAGTGATGTCACCAGACAGCCCTGAAGCGGAACCGGAATACAACCTGACTCCCCGCACTGAAGCGAAGTACTCGAAAATCGATGAAGAATTCCAAATGATGATGCAGAGGAACCAGTTGAATGGGAGGAGCGTGGGAGTTGGAGTGGCAGGGAGCAATTATAATCTTCCTGTCAGCGTTCCAGTGGGAAGTTACGACCAATCACTGTTACAAGCTAGTCCTCAGATGCACACCTCTATCAGTCCACGGCCTTCGTCTTCGGAAACCGATTCAG TGTACCCAAGCGGTGGGATGCTCGAAATGTCAAACGGATACCCAGGTTCCGGCTCGCCTTTGGGCGCCGGTTGTACGCCTTCCCCATCCCCGGGACCGGCTCCCTCGCCCCACCGTCATCCCCACAAGCATGCTCCCCCGCCCCACCACTCACCACGGCATAACAACCTTCGCGTCGTCATACCCAGCTCTATGCCACCACCACAAGATGATATCTCGTATACCGGAGAG ACACCGCTAAGCTACCCAGGACTTGGAAATTTCGGACCACAAGACTTCAGCATGAGCTCAGACATGGGGATTGGACTATCGTGGGGCGCGCACCAACTGCATACACTACAGCACAACAG TAGCAGCTTACCAGTGTTAGGTGGTGGGACTCCCCCACCGGCCGCGTCGCCTAGCAACGTGAAGATAAAAGCCGAACCAGTGTCGCCGCCACGTGCGCCTGACCATCTACATAGAGGTCAACCCGCACCGCAGCCCGCACATATTTCTGGCGTTATTGATG GTTCAATAAGTTCAAGTAACCTGGGTTCGCCTGCAGGCCAAGACATGCGTCACAGCGCCGTGCCGCTGGACTACGAGCAGCCACACACGAAGAGGCCGCGCATCGAGGGTTGGGCCACATAG
- the LOC125059497 gene encoding myocyte-specific enhancer factor 2 isoform X2, with translation MGRKKIQISRITDERNRQVTFNKRKFGVMKKAYELSVLCDCEIALIIFSSNNKLYQYASTDMDKVLLKYTEYNEPHESLTNRNIIEALTKKEHKNGVMSPDSPEAEPEYNLTPRTEAKYSKIDEEFQMMMQRNQLNGRSVGVGVAGSNYNLPVSVPVGSYDQSLLQASPQMHTSISPRPSSSETDSVYPSGGMLEMSNGYPGSGSPLGAGCTPSPSPGPAPSPHRHPHKHAPPPHHSPRHNNLRVVIPSSMPPPQDDISYTGETPLSYPGLGNFGPQDFSMSSDMGIGLSWGAHQLHTLQHNRYISLPVLGGGTPPPAASPSNVKIKAEPVSPPRAPDHLHRGQPAPQPAHISGVIDGSISSSNLGSPAGQDMRHSAVPLDYEQPHTKRPRIEGWAT, from the exons ATGGGCCGgaagaaaatacaaatatctCGGATTACAGATGAACGGAATCGACAG GTTACGTtcaacaaaagaaaatttggAGTGATGAAGAAAGCTTACGAGTTGAGCGTCCTGTGCGATTGTGAGATTGCCCTCATCATCTTCAGTTCAAACAACAAACTCTACCAATATGCTAGCACTGATATGGACAAG GTATTACTGAAGTACACGGAGTACAACGAGCCGCACGAGTCTCTAACCAACCGGAACATCATCGAG GCGCTAACGAAGAAAGAGCATAAGAACGGAGTGATGTCACCAGACAGCCCTGAAGCGGAACCGGAATACAACCTGACTCCCCGCACTGAAGCGAAGTACTCGAAAATCGATGAAGAATTCCAAATGATGATGCAGAGGAACCAGTTGAATGGGAGGAGCGTGGGAGTTGGAGTGGCAGGGAGCAATTATAATCTTCCTGTCAGCGTTCCAGTGGGAAGTTACGACCAATCACTGTTACAAGCTAGTCCTCAGATGCACACCTCTATCAGTCCACGGCCTTCGTCTTCGGAAACCGATTCAG TGTACCCAAGCGGTGGGATGCTCGAAATGTCAAACGGATACCCAGGTTCCGGCTCGCCTTTGGGCGCCGGTTGTACGCCTTCCCCATCCCCGGGACCGGCTCCCTCGCCCCACCGTCATCCCCACAAGCATGCTCCCCCGCCCCACCACTCACCACGGCATAACAACCTTCGCGTCGTCATACCCAGCTCTATGCCACCACCACAAGATGATATCTCGTATACCGGAGAG ACACCGCTAAGCTACCCAGGACTTGGAAATTTCGGACCACAAGACTTCAGCATGAGCTCAGACATGGGGATTGGACTATCGTGGGGCGCGCACCAACTGCATACACTACAGCACAACAGGTACAT CAGCTTACCAGTGTTAGGTGGTGGGACTCCCCCACCGGCCGCGTCGCCTAGCAACGTGAAGATAAAAGCCGAACCAGTGTCGCCGCCACGTGCGCCTGACCATCTACATAGAGGTCAACCCGCACCGCAGCCCGCACATATTTCTGGCGTTATTGATG GTTCAATAAGTTCAAGTAACCTGGGTTCGCCTGCAGGCCAAGACATGCGTCACAGCGCCGTGCCGCTGGACTACGAGCAGCCACACACGAAGAGGCCGCGCATCGAGGGTTGGGCCACATAG